The genomic region GACCTATCTTTACAGTTTAATTTTGTAATGCAGGCACACAAAGAACTTAAAGCCAGCTCTTTATAGTTCTACTCCAAATGAGAGAGAAAATACCCACCATTCCGACCACTGCTATCCAACCCTGATTACAAAAACCAGATCTTGGTCTTTGATACTGAAATAATATTAGCTGTTTGACAATGTGAGCTGTTTATTAAGGCAAAAAACTTCATTCGCTCCCAACCAATGGCAACATGCCTCCATGTCAAGGAGACTGCACCTTCATTGGTTTTCCATGAGAGAAAGTGTCTCTTCTCTCCCACACACAACACTCCAAGCAGGTTAACCTTGGTTTGAATTACAGCCTGCAATTTCTTGctttgtgttgagtctgattgcAATACTTATGGATGTGACCATTAGTGGACTTGCACACTTTCTAACTTGGCTAACTTTTACCACATGATCAAATGATATGTATGAGCTGGGGTGCGATGGTACTGTATTCACAGCCAGAATCAACATTAAATTCCTCTCAGGAAATGGCCAAAGGGCTGCTGATGGAACTGTCGCTCAGAATGAGAAGTCACCTTCAGGAGAGAAGGATTAACTAAAGGGTTGATGCTTATAGAACAAAATGTTTACTCAcaatttcttctataggcaacaCAGGTGTCAGAGCCTTCCTAGATCAGTCCACAAATATTGCCTGTTTTCATATTGCTTTCTGACATTGTGCCAAGGGTTTTTGTTGAAAAGATTTTTATTGcctaccaatttttttttccagaattgacAATGGTCTAAAAGTTGGGGAGCATCTTACTCAAGGCTTCATTACTGTCTGCCTCTCTGAATATTAATTTATGTCTCTTTATTGTAAATGTTCCAGTTTCTGTGAACTGGTTAAATGAACCAATAATCTTTCACATAAGGGGGCAATAGGAGTAAGATAGTTTTTATATCCATTTGCAACTGCACTCCGACAGACATAAAGCGACAAAATAAttggcaaaaagaaaaaaaatgcatttgtacAAATGGAAATTCATAAAATCCTGGACTCCATTCAAAGCTTGTAACATGAAAACTTAGGTAATGAGCCCTACTACATTGCAAAAATATTGAGTACCAGAGTATATTTACGTTCAAGTGGTGGGTGTTCAAATTTGTTCCATGGTAATAAAATTATTAACACTAAATCTCTGCAGTGCTCAACCACCGGAGGCAGCTTTAGATTACAATCACGTGCTTTGCAAGCTTGTTTAGGCAAAGCACACCCAGAAATATGAAACCGAAACATTCCTTTCCTCTATGCAAAACTAGTTTTATCAATTGACTTCAACTAAAGAgaacatccattttttttttaaacagtaggTTTAAAACCTGCAGTTTGTTTAAACAATCACTTTTAGTTGCATTTATAAGGCATtttccaagcagatcacagaaaTATCAAGCTAAAAGATTTGCACTAGGCCGATCACTATCTTTAGTATAATCTGATCACTTAAAATGTTCAGAAACCAAGTTTTAATGTTAAATGTTACCTTTCTTGTATGCAATTCAATTTAGTTTATGAGAAGTTTATGAGAAGAATTTCACTTTTCTCAATTGATTcatgttgggaaaaaaaatacaagcacTATACTCAAAAGAGCAGTTTCACCTAAAAATACAACTTAGAAGCAAACTTTATTTGTATAAAGCTTTTgtaatttttcattttctttatttgcAAATGCTTTATAACTTGCAAGGGACAGCATGTAATGAACAAAACATCCCAGAGCACTTTACAGAAATATTACAAGTGAATCTGATGACCTCACCTAAGGTTTAAGAGACCGTAGTCAAAAGTCTGCTCTCAGAAGCAAGTTTGAAGGAGTGACTTAAAGGCTGAAAGAGAAATATGGAGGCAGAGGGTGGGGAAATAAATCAGAAACCACAGGCTTTAGCAGCTGAACAGTCAATGGTGGGGCATTAATATGTCTCAATAATCAAGCTCAGAGTAGGGGTTATAGGCCTGGAAGAATTTGCAGAATAGGCTGGGAGAACACCATGGGAAGAATTGAaacaatgaaaattttaaaatcaagTTGTGGCATGTGACGATCTACCTCTTACAAATAATGATTTTAATATTATCAAATTTATTATTGTTCTGAGGGAGAGTTACAGTTCTAAGCTTTTAACTTAAATAATTTGACAGCAGCAAACTGGGGTGAACAATTAAATGTGCAAATCTACAAAAAGTGAACAGTATTCATTTGGATTCAAAAACTCTGAGGTCCAATTTTAAATTCAAAGTGTCTCATGCATGACCTTCAGGATGAAGTTATTTACAGAATAAcagcatttaaataaaaaaaatatagaattaATTAACTCTTTCTGAAGGATTCACATCGCACAAGTCAGGGTGATTTAAAACACCTTGCCACATAAGCATTGGAACAGGATAAATTGGACACGTGGAACCTTGATTATCATACAACTGAACACATAAAGAAACTTCATTCGGAATAGTAAACCAGGAGTAAGATCAGCCTGGGGCCTGATGATGCTTTTGCTCTTCAACAACTCACTCTCTGGTCCTATCTAATGAGGAGCTGGGAGGAACTTGCAGGACATCCAGGGAACAAAGCAATAAAAATCCATATGGCTGCAGATATAGTTAAAGTGGAATTGGAAAACAGCAACTTGCTTCCTTTTGACCTGAAGAGTTCTGTTCTATCCTATTAGTTAAAGATTGAGATGACCACAAAATAAAGAAGTGTTATTATATTGTAGGTGTAATATAGAACCACGTTAATGGTTCAAAAATAGCTTAATAGACCAACAGTCTGCAAAAAGAACATTGCCTAAAAGATTAGCATTGTGAACATAGCATTTCTTCATTGATCTAATTATGTTTATTTTAAAGGTAACAAGCTTCAGAAGAATATTTCAGTCACAGGCCGGCGTTTTAGAACtatttcttctctctcttcttctggtTCTTCATCCAATGAAGCAAAGTTTGTGCGCATTTTAGCTCTTTTCTTGTGTCcggctggagctgtgaagaactTGCTGAAGTTTGTTGGTTTTTTCAATGACTTGGAAAACTCTTGGAAGATGATATCATCAGCCAATACACCCAGCATTGTTCCACTCAGGATGGAAGAAGCCACCTTTGATCCCCGCTTATGAGAAATGGATTCACTGATGAGAGTCTCTGGGTCCCCTAACAAATGCCTCACAGCATACGAGTTATCCTTGGTCAAGTAATGATAGGGTCTCTTGCCACTGTAATCTCTTAGTGTTGTTTTTGCATCATACCTTCCTACCAGTTCAATAATAACATTCTCTCTGCCATGAATGGCAGCAATATGCAGGGGCGTGTAACCACCATGAGACTTAGAGTTAATATCCATTTTAATGCCGTTTTTCTCCATGTTATCAATAATCCAACACATAATTTCACTGTTGCCAAATTTTGCTGCCCAATGTACGGCCGTAAAGCCAGACATGAAGTCTTTCTTCTCAGCCAAGTAGCTGTCCTTGAGCAGCAGGCCTGAAACTTGGGTCCAGTGACCCAAGGCAGTTCTCACAATCCACTCGTGCTCCATTGGATCCAGAGGGACTTGATCAGAGAAACGAGCATCTTCAGGAAACTTCAAAACCCTGGAAGCTCTCTTCAGGTGAGGTGAACTGCAGTCAACCTCTGCTGGTTGACTCCTTTTCACTTTAGCTATATTAGGGGCATCTTGGTTGCCTATATCTGCGGGGCCGTTGTTATCGACGGGGACCTCATCTGCAGGCTTCCTTGGCTCATTGGGAGAGGGGTCCCGTTTTTCGGTGCCTGGCGGGAGGCGAAGAGGGTGCATGTATGGTTTGGGTTTCTGGGCTGATGCCGTCTTTGTGACATCAATGGATTTGGCTGCAATGTTCGGATGCGAAGTGTTGCCGTTTCGTTCACCGAGGGGAGGAGGCGCATCCAATCGCTCGGGGTCTGCAACCTTGTCGGAAGCAGTCACGGCCACTGGAGGCTTCGGACCACGGGATCCTGACAACCCTTCAGACCGTAAGCCGGGGTCGCGGCGCTCCGATGGGAGATTGTCGTCGGTCACGCACGATTTCTCCCTGATCTGTTCGGGGCTGCCGCTGCCAGCCGCGGGCAAGGCACTGTGCAACTGCGCCCGGTCCCCTTGGCGCTGGGGCACCACCGCGCCCCCGGGTTTTGCCGGAGAGCCGGCGCTGTTCTGCGGGTGACCCGAGCGGCTGGCGAGTATTCGGCTCTCACTCGGTGACAGCGCTGAAGGTGCCGAATTGCGCCGACCCCCCGCCTCCCGCCCACGGTCGTCAGCCTCCACCAGGTTCCCCAGgctctctcccttccccaacGCCTTCGCTGCCTCCTCCCTCAGCTCCCCTCCTCCAGGCGCAGGGACCGCCGGCCGAGCAGCGACCAAGGGCTGCATCTTCTTCTTTAAAACCACATACTTGACCCCTTCCTCTTCGCGCACCACCGCCACTTTATTAATCAAACTTTTGAAGAGCTCCCGGGCTTCTTTCTTCAGCTGCGGGTCGCTCTGCGCCAACTCGTTCCTAAAGTGAAGCAGGAGCTTGGAGTTCTCTACCTTGCCCCCAGCTTCCAGCAGAAAGTTGAGCACAACTTCTTGACTCAGCCCCGACTCCTCCATTCTCCGTTCCCCTGGACTGCGGCCACCGGCCGGGCTCACTCCACTCCTCGCCCAGTTCTCCATTCCCTGGAACAGGACACCTCCCAATCTGGCAATACCTGTGGTTTCCGGAGGGCGACCTCGGTTGAGAGCGGAGGGGACCGCTTTGGATTCGGACTCTGGGATATGTAGTTTTCGGTCAGGGGGGCACCGTCTCTGTCATCAGACCCAAGAGGATTTCACTTGCAAATCTGCAGGTTCCGCCCTTGCCTGGGAGATCAGAGCCACAGAATTGCcggggaaactcaacaggtcggGCCACTTTGGCGAAGGGCTCGGACTCGATACATTCTTGGTTTCCCCAACTATTTTGTGTATCAAACCTTTTATTTTCTCTTGcacttctggagtttttttttgcactacaaacaCAGCGTCTGCAAGGCTTCGAGATAAAGAGGCTTGATTAGGATGATACAGTGGATTTGCAATGTAGCCGGTCCAAAGACCAGTCCGACTGCAAGCGATTGTAATAACATCAAGAACTATTTTCATGTATTATATCCACAAAGAGTCATCAACTGCGGTGTTTAAAACAAGCCGATTCAAGGGACTTAGATTAGTGACACACAATGAAACCTCCAGCAGGTTCGGCCTCAGAACGAATGTTCGAGGGAGGGGGCCATCAGCGTGTTAGAGGGGGACTCATAAACTCGCACAGCCCGGGAGTGGGGGCGGATCCCCTCCGGCTACAGCTCAGCTCCTTTTGGATTATGGACATGGGATTAACCCACAACCTCTTTTTGGTTGTATGGCTACGTTTGTCCACCGTCTGgatggttggggggaggtggggggatgcTCAAATTCCTGAGATATAATTTTCTACTTTGCGCCTCTCTGGggcaaatcattttcccatttgaaTCTTGTCTGGTACATTGAAGTTTGATTTTCAGTTTTTTCTGGTTGAACTAGTCCATATCAATGCCAACCCTCAAACAATTCAGAAATGGTTAGATTGCACATTTGAATTGAGACGACTACCTGCATCATccatgatcatggacttcaggaggatgtggaatgaccaccctccactacacatcaacaactctgtaggggagagactggagagaaccaagttccttggagttcacttaactagtgacttattgtggacattcaacatcaactcacttctcaggaaggcacaacagtgaatgAAGTAGGCAAGGCGactggccaccattttgtcaACCTTTTATATGAGCTCTATTGAGTGTGTCCAGGCTAGCTGCATCACACTGTGCTAcagttgcttcagagaaatggattggagtgggagatcaatccacaggaccacaagagtgtcagagaggatcagtggaatcgccccccccccccaccaccattgacatgatctactgggatcattctctgaagagagcatgcataatcattgaggaccccttcaaccgtgcacactgcatctttcagctgcatccattgaggaaaagatacaggagtatcaaagccagtacaaccaggctgagaaacagcttcttcccaggggcaatgagaatgctgaacaaccaaaggaactgtttaCATTAACCATTTGAAACTctaatttgtacaaaacaatatatatacatatatttatttatgtatatagattaaatatttgtcctgcatatgtattgtttgtctatgcattatatctggttgtgtatctgcatgttttataCCAAAGACCGGAGAACAttgttttatcaggttgtacttgtataatcagataacaataaacttgaccaccTGAACATGTTGTGAAATGAATGCACAGACATCTGAATActgactaaaaaaaaaacactcatgaGTGTGATTAAAATCCTCCCTTAAaattgcagtgttcgccattcTTTCTGACAATTTCTGTTACAGAATGGAACCAGCAGGAGAAATTCATCTTTGGTCAACAGCACCAAACACAGGTAAGAATATTTATACCACTTGTACTTTTCTCACATTTAGTTCCATTAGCAGACCTCCTACAGGCTTCCCCTGTTGCAGTCCTGactccaagtttttttttgcgTTTTAGCTTGCCCAATTTGCCTTGTCATCTCCTTGTACACCTCATCCATGTGATTCACTTTCTGTTGATTCCTTTCTCACTGAAAGTTTTCTCTGTAAACATCTCCATATACACTTAGTTTTCTGTCctttttaaagttcaaagttcagatttattgtcagagtatatacatgatatcacatacaaccctgagattctttttcctgcgggcaaggcacaatgaccacttattgatagGGCAAAAAATGATTCTCTAGAAGATATGtagatatgtaaacaaataaaaaatgtaaacaaacactgtgtaatacagagaaaaaaaatcaataaaatgcagggaagagtccataaatgagtctctgattgagtttgttgctgaggtgtctgatggtaaAGTTGTCCCATAACTTGGTAtttcgagtcttgtggcacctatacctctttccttatggtagcagtgaaaacagagcatgtgctaggtggtgtgaatccttgatgagtgCTACTAcactccaatggcagcattccctgtatatgttctcaatggtggggaggattttgcttaTAATGTCCTGTGCagctggtcagaacactttccaccacacatctgcagaaatttgtaaGTGTTTCCaacatcataccaaacctctgcagactcctgaggaattagaggcactgacgtgttttcttcaggattgcattaacatcgacatctctgctttctgctcacttttccccttccccctttccagtttttccagttctccccctccctcctcctctacccactcagccatccctcctccctctgatagctgctgtcccctccctcccttctccacctatcatctcttgcctttgctccccttctccccatccttttgttcagatgcctgccaacattcttccatacatttatgaagggctcaagcctgaaacatcagttgcaTATTTTTTACcgttgctacatgaaggacactgtttgaccgctgagtttttccagcattttgtcatTTTACGTCAACCATagtatctacagactttcatgattTACTACTTTTCTTCATGAtactattagtgtgttgggtccagaaaagatcctctgaggtgTTGACTACCAAGAACTAAAATTTGTTCATCCTCTTCACCTCTCATCcctcaataatcactggatcatacacatctggttttccctttctgaagttaaCAGTCCTTGATTTGGTAACATtgactgcaaggttgttggtacacaattcagctaagttttcaatctccctcctataggTTGACTCATTGACCCTTTTTATAGTAGTATATTGTGGTATAGACAGAGAATTTttaaatggtgttgttgtactgagccacacaatcataggtcAAGTGATACAGCttgaggtctggaggtgagaaagtctaggatccaattacacagtggagtcttggggtttgctgatcaattttttaGGTGATGATGGTGTAGAATACTGAAATATAGTCAagaaagagcatcctgatttatGTATGTATCTTTACTGTcctggtgttccagggctttctgTCGAGCCACTGAAATgacatccaccatagacctgctGCTACAATAGGAAAATTGGAGCAGATCCATGTCACTACTCAGGCAGGAGTTGAAATGCATTAATACTCTCAGTTCCATCATGTTTTGTTTTCCCTCCAGTACTTTCACATATTCATGATCCTCCAGCCATATTGTCTATTATTAACATGCATTCATTTCTCTATCATACCAATTATGTCACCTGGGCAAACACAGTCGCTACCCATCATAGATATTCCTTTTCTCAGCAGCCCTCCCCCTTCTGATTTTTAAAAcaccatttattttttctctctctctttgaagactgcagatgcaggaatataGAACAAAAATAAACCCaatatgctggaagaactcagtgagtTTAACAGCATCAAGAAGATAAAGAATGGTTAATGATTCAGGCCGGAACCCTTCAACAAGACTTAAAATGTTGaccatcctttttctcccacagatactGCTCGACCCATTTAATTCTTCCTTGCAGCAGGCTATTTCCTGCTTGATTTTTCATTTTTCCAGTCCTTCTAAAGGGCCATCAAGCTGAAATGTTAACCATTTCTCCACAGATAGTGCCTGATCTGCTTCGTCATTGTGTGCTTTTATTTAACTTATCCAATGTTTGGGCTGGAGAAATCAAATATATTACTTTATTTACATGTTTCGCCATTGCTGTTCTTCTGCgatgacactggacaacaattttttttccccaaaagatttgcttcctgaatagaAATTAAGATAGAGAACTTCAAGCTGAATGCaaaaataattttagatttgctgtatcacataggaagttagagaaacattaaataaatttttattaaatttatcatgtttaatcacataatgatgctgacacatcgtgttcattcaactgacctaaaaatattttgcttctgATTGTACTCATCATCTGATGCCTCGTGTGTCGGTGTcaaacaatagtcagccagtctTGATGGATTCCAGCGGccttgataccacttttccatggtcacaatgtcctggtgaaacctttcaccatgttcatcactgactgcaccaagatcagtggggaagacgtccaagtgccaatgcaaaaaatgaattttcaatgacatgttgctcttcatggttttgtacacttgaagttgacttaaaatatgataggaaatcacaaaaaatggttatatctaaaaaaaagtatgtgataggaaaaatttaaggtgatatttgtgatcagcagcccaaaatccataaaatagacccaaaagtgttcaggaagcaaatattTTGTTATCCAGAGTAATTGCTTCTGGTATCTGTCTCATCATGGCTCCTTTTGAGGTTTCTCCTTAATTCTCTTATTTGATCAGGGATATGTTTGTTCCTACAATGTCCTTTCAACTGCCCTCATGCCCTCTATTTTATGTCATCCAATATCAATATTATTTAACAAAATAGCATTGTTATTTCATCTAACTATTTAAGAGAACAATACCAAGAACATTATCTATTGACTGTAAGTAGTAATTTCTCCAATGGTTACACATTATATTACTCCAAATTGATACCAccaaatatattttatttgccATGTGAAGTCATTATATTTTGACATTTTGATATTTTGTCACTTTGCTGTTGATTTGAACCACTAGAAATACATTTAAAGTCTTTGTCATGCAGGTTGTCCAAGGACAGCCATGATAAATAATTGGTTATTCTTTAACAATCTATTATACTGAACTGAACTGCAGGATCCAGAGTTCAGAATgcactgcagcaatgagagaaaaTTAGGGACTACCAACCACAGAAACGAATGTGGTAAACATTATTTGGAGAAAACAAACACCATCTTCCACTCACGCTCCAGCCGAGTGTTTGTTTCATCATGTCTCGATTCAACAATTCTTATCGACCATGCTTTGAACGCAGTCAATCTGTTCACCTGCGGACTGTATTATGTTAGAACAATCTGTGCTGCACAAGTATACAGATATTCCACTGGTGGTTCAGTTGTGTGTTGACATTATAGGCCTTATGCTCATTTCTTTTTGATGATTCCCATTCAGTTATACAGTACTTAAGGATGGTCTGATAAAAAGGTCTTTGAATCCAAACATTGTCtgtttttctctttccatagaaacTACTTGATCTGCTGAAAATTTctagcattttaaaaaatttatttcagaatatAAATAAAATTGGCTAATGGATTATTAAGACTTCTGGATACATGTTGTTTGAATACAGTCACATGAAATATCTGGTCATTAAATCTCTTACAGGCTTCCCCTTTCCCTGCACGGTCATAGTTGAGGACATAACTTCAGCTATCCTGATGCTTAAAGGAATGAATCTAAAAATGGCTTACCAATAGGCGACAGAGGGTGATGGCAGAAGATTGGTTTTACAATTGgatgcctgtgactagtggaattTAGCAAGGTGTGATGCTGCGACCCTTGCAGTTTGGAAAACATGAATGGTTTAGATATGGATGTGGGAGGCATGACCAGTAAGGTTGTGGATAACACAACAATACTTGGAGCTGTTGATTGTGTGGAAGGTAATCAATCTACAGAGAGATGTGTGTTGGAGAAATGGGTTGAAAATGGTAATTAAAATCAATGCAAACAAATCTGATGTGATTTATTATGAAATATTAATAAGGTAAGGATATGAACAAAGACTGGTAGGTTCTTGGGGAGtattgaggaacagagagacATTGGAGTTCCAATCCATTGATCCTTAAAGGTGACAACACAAGTAGATATCATGGTTAGGAAGGCTTATGGGATACTGGCCTTCATTCGTCAGATATAGGGAGATTATGCTCCAACTTCATAAAACCTTTATCAGATCTCAACTGGAGTACTATGTGCCTTTGGTTACCAaagtataggaaggatgtcatagTGTTAGATTGGGTATaggggagattcaccagaattTTGCTTAGGATGAATTAGTTAAGTTATTCCGACATACTTCAGAAGCTAGGTCTGTAGCCCCTGGAATGGAGGAGGTTAAGAGGGGACAGGATTGAGATgtaaaaattataaggggtatcgCTAGGGTGTACAGCAGGAAACATTCCCCCATATGAAATGTAGACAAAACTAGTGGACATAGATTTTGGGTAACAaagagatttagagggatatggtggGGATTCTTCAGCCAGGGTGTGGTAAGTACCTGGACTGCATTGTCTGAGAGAATGATTGAAGCTAGGTCACTGACAGCATTAATAGTTATCTCAATGAGCACTTGAATAGGCTGGCAATAGAAAGCTATGGACAaagtatttcttctttggcttggcttcgcggacgaagatttatggagggggtaaagagtccacgtcagctgcaggctcgtttgtggctgacaagtccgatgcgggacaggcagacacggttgcagcggttgcaggggaaaattggttggttggggttgggtgttgggtttttcctcctttgccttttgtcagtgaggtgggctctgcggtcttcttcaaaggaggttgctgcccgccaaactgtgaggcgccaagatgcacggtttgaggcgttatcagcccactggcggtggtcaatgtggcaggcaccaagagatttctttaggcagtccttgtaccttttctttggtgcacctctgtcacggtggccagtggagagctcgccatataacacgatattgggaaggcgatggtcctccattctggagacgtgacccatccagcgcagctggatcttcagcagcgtggactcgatgctgtcgacctctgccatctcgagtacttcgacgttagggatgaaagcgctccaatggatgttgaggatggaacggagacaacgctggtggaagcgttctaggagctgtaggtggtgccggtagaggacccatgattcggagccgaacaggagtgtgggtatgacaacggct from Narcine bancroftii isolate sNarBan1 chromosome 9, sNarBan1.hap1, whole genome shotgun sequence harbors:
- the LOC138743233 gene encoding ankyrin repeat domain-containing protein SOWAHA-like — translated: MENWARSGVSPAGGRSPGERRMEESGLSQEVVLNFLLEAGGKVENSKLLLHFRNELAQSDPQLKKEARELFKSLINKVAVVREEEGVKYVVLKKKMQPLVAARPAVPAPGGGELREEAAKALGKGESLGNLVEADDRGREAGGRRNSAPSALSPSESRILASRSGHPQNSAGSPAKPGGAVVPQRQGDRAQLHSALPAAGSGSPEQIREKSCVTDDNLPSERRDPGLRSEGLSGSRGPKPPVAVTASDKVADPERLDAPPPLGERNGNTSHPNIAAKSIDVTKTASAQKPKPYMHPLRLPPGTEKRDPSPNEPRKPADEVPVDNNGPADIGNQDAPNIAKVKRSQPAEVDCSSPHLKRASRVLKFPEDARFSDQVPLDPMEHEWIVRTALGHWTQVSGLLLKDSYLAEKKDFMSGFTAVHWAAKFGNSEIMCWIIDNMEKNGIKMDINSKSHGGYTPLHIAAIHGRENVIIELVGRYDAKTTLRDYSGKRPYHYLTKDNSYAVRHLLGDPETLISESISHKRGSKVASSILSGTMLGVLADDIIFQEFSKSLKKPTNFSKFFTAPAGHKKRAKMRTNFASLDEEPEEEREEIVLKRRPVTEIFF